A window from Rhizosphaericola mali encodes these proteins:
- a CDS encoding TonB-dependent receptor, producing MKQKIIGTLALIFSMVICSHAQIQLSGKVSDTSQNLAGATVTISGLTIKNNQQNTNDSGIYRFSHLPENTDVKIKVSSVGKISVEKIVHISTQNIVLDFTLNDNKYLLEPLEVKAIRASDKAPFTKTNLNAADIAKVNYGRDLPFALNQTPSVVVTSDAGNGIGYTSISIRGSDPSRTNITINGIPYNDAESQGSYFVDIPDVLSSTNSIQIQRGVGTSTNGSGAFGATINLSTNEIREKAYGEINNSFGSFNSWKNTVAAGSGLLNNHFYVDMRLSNIKSDGYIDRAKSNLQSMMLSTGYVSEKTSIRFNFITGKERTYQAWNGVPEDSILAGNRRYNSVGYMGLDKNGNPMYYKNQNDYYTQTHYQLFFNHKFSNNLNLNIATFLTRGKGYYEEYKQDASYADYSLPNYVPVVGDTIKNTDLIRQRYLDNYFYGQTFSLQYNKKNEDVTFGGSWTKYDGKHYGNIIWSQNGNIPYDDQYYNYPAWKSDQNVYLKWLHRMNSFWNLFADVQYRHVKYNMEGFEDTPENTPLDTIKRTFNFLNPKAGVSFTKNGYNAYFSYALANKEPNRSDFEANLDNQPTKETLNDFELGTTKTDKKYSWGVTFYYMLYKNQLVQTGALNDVGSTVRVNVPNSYRAGVELQGSYQISNWINTTANLTLSKNKIKKFTGYYVAYDADWNQIGTTSQEYHNKDISFSPSIVSAGSINILPVKNVELSFISKYVGKQYLDNTQDDTRAISSYYNQDIRLIYTIHNFIFKEWTINGMVINVFNRKYNSNGAAYPSVYNGTLSNDNYYFPMAGTNYMAAINIKL from the coding sequence ATGAAACAAAAAATTATTGGAACATTGGCATTGATTTTTTCAATGGTTATTTGTTCCCACGCACAGATTCAATTGAGTGGAAAAGTATCAGACACGTCTCAAAACCTAGCTGGTGCGACAGTTACTATTTCAGGTTTGACTATAAAAAACAACCAACAAAATACCAACGACTCAGGTATTTATCGTTTTAGTCATTTACCCGAAAATACAGATGTGAAAATTAAAGTCAGTTCTGTTGGAAAAATAAGCGTAGAAAAAATTGTACATATTTCTACACAAAATATAGTGCTTGATTTTACCCTAAATGACAATAAATATTTACTTGAGCCATTGGAAGTCAAAGCCATACGTGCATCTGATAAAGCGCCATTTACCAAAACTAATCTGAATGCGGCTGACATCGCAAAAGTAAACTATGGAAGAGATTTACCCTTTGCGCTAAATCAGACACCCTCTGTTGTAGTTACTTCGGATGCTGGCAATGGTATAGGCTATACAAGTATTAGCATCAGAGGTAGCGATCCTAGTCGTACCAATATTACCATCAATGGCATTCCCTATAATGATGCAGAGAGTCAAGGCTCTTATTTTGTAGATATTCCCGACGTATTATCCTCAACAAATTCCATACAGATACAACGCGGGGTCGGCACATCCACCAACGGATCTGGCGCTTTTGGAGCAACTATAAATCTTAGTACAAATGAAATTAGAGAAAAAGCTTACGGCGAAATAAATAACTCCTTTGGCTCTTTTAATTCTTGGAAAAATACAGTTGCCGCTGGTTCAGGATTGCTTAATAATCATTTTTATGTTGATATGCGATTAAGCAATATCAAAAGCGATGGTTATATAGATAGAGCAAAATCTAATCTACAATCCATGATGTTATCAACTGGTTATGTAAGTGAAAAAACGTCCATCAGATTTAATTTTATTACAGGAAAAGAGCGTACTTACCAAGCATGGAACGGCGTACCAGAGGATTCTATTCTTGCGGGCAATCGTAGATATAATTCTGTCGGTTATATGGGCTTGGATAAAAATGGTAACCCAATGTACTATAAAAACCAAAATGATTATTATACTCAAACGCATTATCAATTGTTTTTTAACCACAAGTTTTCCAATAATCTTAATTTAAATATTGCGACATTTTTGACAAGAGGTAAAGGTTACTATGAAGAGTATAAACAAGATGCTAGTTACGCCGATTATAGTTTACCTAATTATGTACCTGTCGTAGGCGATACTATAAAAAATACTGATTTAATTAGACAACGTTATTTGGATAATTATTTCTATGGACAGACATTTTCTTTGCAATACAACAAGAAAAATGAAGATGTAACCTTTGGTGGTAGCTGGACAAAATATGATGGCAAACATTATGGCAACATCATCTGGAGTCAAAATGGCAATATCCCTTATGACGACCAATACTATAATTATCCAGCATGGAAAAGCGATCAAAATGTGTATTTAAAATGGTTGCATAGAATGAATAGTTTTTGGAATCTTTTTGCCGATGTGCAATATCGTCATGTCAAATACAATATGGAAGGATTTGAAGATACACCAGAAAACACACCTTTAGATACTATAAAAAGAACTTTTAATTTTCTTAATCCCAAAGCTGGTGTTAGTTTTACTAAAAATGGTTACAATGCTTATTTTAGTTACGCTTTGGCAAATAAAGAACCCAACAGAAGTGACTTTGAAGCAAATTTAGATAACCAACCAACTAAAGAAACCTTGAACGATTTTGAATTAGGCACAACGAAAACCGATAAAAAATATAGTTGGGGAGTAACTTTTTACTATATGCTTTATAAAAATCAATTAGTACAAACAGGGGCATTGAATGATGTTGGCTCAACGGTAAGAGTAAATGTCCCCAACAGTTATCGCGCAGGTGTTGAATTGCAGGGAAGTTACCAGATCTCCAATTGGATAAATACTACTGCAAATCTTACATTAAGCAAAAATAAAATTAAAAAATTTACTGGTTATTATGTTGCTTATGATGCTGACTGGAATCAGATTGGGACGACTTCACAAGAATATCATAATAAAGATATTTCGTTCTCTCCATCCATCGTAAGCGCTGGAAGTATCAATATTTTACCGGTAAAAAATGTAGAATTAAGCTTCATAAGTAAATATGTAGGCAAACAATATCTAGACAATACGCAAGATGATACAAGAGCAATAAGTAGTTACTATAATCAAGACATTCGTTTAATTTACACTATCCATAATTTCATATTTAAAGAATGGACAATTAATGGAATGGTGATAAATGTTTTCAATAGAAAATATAATTCCAATGGAGCAGCCTACCCCTCTGTCTATAATGGTACACTTTCCAACGATAATTATTATTTCCCTATGGCGGGAACCAACTATATGGCTGCAATTAACATCAAATTATAA
- a CDS encoding TolC family protein codes for MTRKNIFKYLGLVCIPVAYMACKVPTVATKTENKAVPVNFNDSLPADTQTIAKVKWNEYFTDPYLRTLIDTALKNNQELNMTLQEIEMAQNDIQARKGEYLPFVNLGAGADVDKVGRYTNIGALEDNIDIRDGHKMPDPMTNLGLGAQATWEVDIWKKLHNAKDAAIQKYLATVEGKNFLVTNLIAEIANSYYELLAYDNQLDILQQNIKIQSNALEIMKYEKAATRVTELAVRRFQAEVSKTQSLQYDIQQHITETENRINFLCGRYPRKIERDDKTFADSLPSQIHVGIPSQLLDNRPDIRQAEYNLAAAKLNVKVAKARFYPSLDISAAVGYDAFSPQFLFNTPKSLVYSLAGDLIGPLVNKNAIKAEYKNANAEQIEAVYNYEKTVLNAFTEVLNQLAKIKNLEGTYSFQSKQVDALSQSIQISNDLFKSTKADYMEVLLTQRDALESKFDLIETQVAQKKAIVNIYQALGGGWN; via the coding sequence ATGACTAGAAAAAATATATTCAAATATTTGGGTTTGGTTTGTATTCCAGTAGCTTACATGGCATGTAAAGTACCCACTGTAGCTACAAAAACGGAAAACAAAGCAGTGCCAGTGAATTTCAATGATTCACTGCCTGCTGATACCCAAACTATCGCTAAAGTGAAATGGAATGAATATTTCACTGATCCTTACTTAAGGACTTTAATTGATACCGCGCTAAAAAATAATCAGGAGTTGAACATGACACTCCAAGAGATTGAAATGGCGCAAAATGATATCCAAGCTAGAAAAGGGGAATACCTTCCTTTTGTAAATCTTGGTGCTGGTGCAGATGTTGACAAAGTTGGACGTTACACTAATATTGGTGCATTGGAAGACAATATCGATATCAGAGATGGTCACAAAATGCCAGACCCAATGACTAATTTAGGTTTGGGAGCACAAGCAACTTGGGAAGTGGATATTTGGAAAAAATTGCACAATGCCAAAGATGCAGCGATTCAAAAATATTTGGCAACAGTAGAAGGTAAAAACTTTTTAGTTACCAATCTTATTGCAGAAATAGCTAATTCATATTACGAATTATTAGCGTACGATAACCAGTTGGATATCTTACAGCAAAATATCAAAATCCAAAGCAATGCCTTGGAAATTATGAAATATGAAAAAGCGGCAACAAGAGTTACTGAATTAGCAGTTAGAAGATTCCAAGCGGAAGTTTCTAAAACGCAAAGTTTGCAATACGATATCCAACAACATATTACAGAGACTGAAAACAGAATCAATTTCTTATGTGGTCGTTATCCTCGTAAAATCGAAAGAGATGACAAAACATTTGCAGATTCTTTGCCTTCACAGATTCATGTAGGTATTCCATCTCAATTGTTGGATAATCGTCCAGATATTAGACAAGCTGAGTATAATTTGGCTGCGGCGAAGTTGAATGTAAAAGTTGCTAAAGCTAGATTCTATCCATCATTGGATATCTCCGCAGCTGTTGGCTATGATGCGTTCAGTCCTCAATTTTTGTTCAATACGCCTAAATCATTAGTATATTCTCTTGCTGGTGATTTGATTGGACCATTGGTAAATAAAAATGCGATTAAAGCAGAATATAAAAATGCCAATGCGGAACAAATCGAAGCCGTTTACAACTATGAAAAAACAGTTTTAAACGCGTTTACTGAAGTATTAAATCAATTAGCAAAAATCAAAAATTTAGAAGGCACATACTCTTTCCAATCTAAACAAGTGGATGCATTAAGTCAATCTATTCAGATTTCTAATGACTTATTCAAATCTACTAAAGCAGATTACATGGAAGTGTTATTGACACAAAGAGATGCTTTGGAATCTAAATTTGATTTGATCGAGACTCAAGTGGCACAGAAAAAGGCCATCGTAAATATCTATCAGGCCTTAGGTGGCGGATGGAACTAG